The DNA segment CTTCCAGGGTGGCCTGTTCACGGTCGAGGGTGTCGCGCCGGGTGAGCCGGGCGGCGGCCCGCACGGCGGACTGCTGGCGCGCCTGGAGGCGCTCCTCGCGCTCGCCCTCGGCCCGGCGCAGCTCCTCGTGCGCCGCGTGCAGGGCGGAGGCATCCCTGCGGGCCTGCTCGAACTCCCGCTCCAGTTCGGAGACTTCGGCGGCGATGCGGTCGGCGGGGGTGTCCCCCACCTCGGCGGTGACGGCGTCCAGCGCGGCTTGCAGCTCGGTCGTCCGGCGCTCCAGCGTGCCGTGCTCCCGCTCGGCCTCCTGATGCGCGTCGAAAGCGCGCTGCTCGGCGTCCCGGTCCACGTGTCCGGCGTCCTTGCGGGCCGGGGCGGGGTGCTCGGTGGCCCCGCAGACGGCACAGGGGGCGCCGTCGGTGAGGTGGGCGGCCAGCTCGGCGGCGATGCCGGACAGGCGCTGTTCCTTCAGGTCGAGCCATTCTCCGCGCAGCTTCTGCGCGCGCTGCCCGGCATCCAGCGCCTGGCGTGCGGCTGCCGTGACCTCCGAGGTCAGCCGGTCGCGGCGGCGGGCCGTGTCGAGCCGTCGGCGGGCGGGGTCGCGCCGGGCGGCGAGGGCCTCGGCGCGGGAGGCGGCCTCCTGGGCGGAGTCGATACGGGCCTGGAGGGCGGCGCGGGCGGGCTCCCAGCCGTCGAGCCAGGTGTCGGCCTCGCGCGCGGTGTCCTCGTCGGCGCGCTCCTCGCGGTCGAGCCCGGAGCGCTCGGCGAGCAGTTCGGTGAGCCGGTGCTCGGCGCGGCGGGCGGAGGTGAGGGAGCCCAGTTCCTCGGCGGCCCGGCGGGCGGCGGCCGCGAGACCGGGGGCGCCGGAGTCGGCCTGGTCCTCGGGCAGGGCGCGCCGGGCGTTCTCCTCCTCCAGGGCGGCCCGCCGGTGCGCGTTCTCCGCGTCCTCGCGCAGTTCCAGCGCGGGCGCCACGGTCTCGGCCTTGCGGCCGCGCTCCATGCGGGCCCGCGTCTCCTCGTACTCCTCCGCCCGCTCCGCGAGGCGCGCCGCGCGGGTCTGGGCCTCGGTGAACCGGTGCTGGAGCCGGGCGAGTTCGCGGGACTCGGCCAGTTCGGCCTGGGCGCGGGTGTGGGCGGACTCGGCGGCGGTGAGCCCGCAGTGGGCGACGGTGAGGCGTTCGCGGGCGGTGCTGCGGGCGACGGCCGCCGCCGCGAGGACGGCGCCGGCGAGCCCCGGATCACCGGCCGCGAGGTCGGGCAGCTCCATGGCGTCTCCGGCCACCTGCTGCATGCGGTGGGCGTCGGTGAGCAGGGCCGAGTCGCCCTCGCGCACCCGTGCCTCGGTGGCGCGCCTGCGTTCCGCGAGCCGCTTCTCCACGTCGGCGAAGCGCTGGGTGTCGAAGAGGCGGCCGAGCAGCTTGCCGCGCGCCTCGGCGTCGGCGCGCAGGAAGCGGGCGAAGTCCCCCTGGGGCAGCAGAACGACCTGGCAGAACTGCTCGCGGCTCATGCCGAGGAGCTGGGTGATCTCCTCGCCGATCTCGTTGTGCGAGCGGCTGAGGTCCTTCCAGGCGCCGCGCACGGCGTCGTACTCGCGCAGCCAGGTCTGGGCCTTGTCGACGGTGGTTCCCTGGCGG comes from the Streptomyces seoulensis genome and includes:
- a CDS encoding AAA family ATPase, translating into MRLHRLDITAFGPFGAAQSVDFDALSTAGLFLLHGPTGAGKTSVLDAVCYALYGSVPGARQGGQGTHLRSDHAEPGTRTEVRLELTVAGRRLEITRQPPWERPKKGNRQGTTVDKAQTWLREYDAVRGAWKDLSRSHNEIGEEITQLLGMSREQFCQVVLLPQGDFARFLRADAEARGKLLGRLFDTQRFADVEKRLAERRRATEARVREGDSALLTDAHRMQQVAGDAMELPDLAAGDPGLAGAVLAAAAVARSTARERLTVAHCGLTAAESAHTRAQAELAESRELARLQHRFTEAQTRAARLAERAEEYEETRARMERGRKAETVAPALELREDAENAHRRAALEEENARRALPEDQADSGAPGLAAAARRAAEELGSLTSARRAEHRLTELLAERSGLDREERADEDTAREADTWLDGWEPARAALQARIDSAQEAASRAEALAARRDPARRRLDTARRRDRLTSEVTAAARQALDAGQRAQKLRGEWLDLKEQRLSGIAAELAAHLTDGAPCAVCGATEHPAPARKDAGHVDRDAEQRAFDAHQEAEREHGTLERRTTELQAALDAVTAEVGDTPADRIAAEVSELEREFEQARRDASALHAAHEELRRAEGEREERLQARQQSAVRAAARLTRRDTLDREQATLEAELTRARGTAESVAARAGQLERLAAVLTEAADAARTAEETAVRLKDADARLADAAYRAGFDTPGAAAEALLDPATHRALQHRLDERQSEESAVRAVLAEPETVAASRQAPADLAGAGERAAGAERRLREAASARDEAARRTTELDRLSARAEDGARRLAPLREEYDRVARLAALAAGTSADNERRMRLESYVLAARLEQVAAAATARLRLMSAGRYTLVHSDDRSGRGRSGLGLHVVDAWTGRERDTATLSGGETFFASLALALGLADVVTDEAGGVRLDTLFIDEGFGSLDDQTLDEVLDVLDSLRERDRSVGIVSHVGDLRRRIHAQLEVVKDRTGSSLRPRGV